The genomic interval GCTTTTTTTACAGAATTACATTTGATTTTTATAGAATGAAAATTAACCGATAAACGAATCATGTAAAATTAAAATCAAATCGTATAATTTTTTTAATGTTCTAATTATCAAATTTGTATATACAAGTTGAAAAATTATTAATTTAAAAAAGCAGCTATGAAAACAGAATCAGACAACCGATACACTGCAAAATTAAATGATTTTAAATGTAGCAAACCAGATCATATTGATACCGCTCATGAAAATGAAGCGCTAGATCAAGAATTTACATCGGGAGAAAATCCGGATTATAATTACAGAAATGAATGCAACCAATCTGAAGATTGTTATGAAAAAATAGAAAGCGGTTTGAACACAGCTGAAGACAACACGCCTTTTTCTAGTTATGATGAAGTAAATCCTTACAACAGTTATAATTTAGATCCTGAAGATCATAAATATGACTGTCCGCCTTACCGAAATTTTGAACATTAAAACCAAGAATTACCATGACACCAAAATATAAATATTCTTACGCAATGCTTAATTTTATAAACGCTTTTACTTGTGTTTTAAGCATTTCTCTTATTACTTATCTAATAATTGCAACAAGATAGTAATTTACAATTATCTAATAAAAAGAGATGAATCCACCATTATTACAGTTTAACGACAAAGGAATTTACTGCCAGCAAGCAGATGTTTATCTTGATCCTTGGCGTCCTGTAAAAAATGCTATCATTACGCACGGGCATTCTGATCATTCTAGATGGGGGCATCAAAATTATATTACACATCATTCTAATGTGCCAATTATTAAATATCGTTTAGGAGAAATCAACGTTTCTGGCAAAGATTGGAACGAAACTTTTACTATAAATGGAGTAAAATTTTCTCTTCATCCTGCGGGCCATATTATTGGTTCGGCACAAATTAGAGTAGAATACAAAGGCGAAATCTGGGTTTTTACAGGAGATTATAAAACTGAAGACGACGGAATTTCTGTTCCTTATGAAGTTGTAAAATGCCACTCTTTTATAACCGAATGCACTTTCGGACTTCCTGCTTTTAATTGGGAATCCCAAAAAGATGTAATGACCGAGATTAATAATTGGTGGGTAGAAAATCGAGCTGAAAGCAAAACTTCTATACTTTTTGGTTATTCTTTGGGAAAAGCGCAACGTTTACTAAAATATCTTGATCCTAATATTGGTACAATATACACGCATGGCGCAATCGAAAATATGACAAATGTTGTTAGACCATTAATAGATTTGCCCCCGACAATTAGAGTAACTCCAGAAACTAAAAAAGAAGATTTACTTGGAAATATTGTTCTCGCGCCACCAAGCGCTCACGGAAGCACATGGATCAGAAAAATGACTCCTTTTGTAACCGGAACAGCAAGTGGTTGGATGGCTTTTCGTGGCGCCA from Flavobacterium sp. YJ01 carries:
- a CDS encoding ligase-associated DNA damage response exonuclease, encoding MNPPLLQFNDKGIYCQQADVYLDPWRPVKNAIITHGHSDHSRWGHQNYITHHSNVPIIKYRLGEINVSGKDWNETFTINGVKFSLHPAGHIIGSAQIRVEYKGEIWVFTGDYKTEDDGISVPYEVVKCHSFITECTFGLPAFNWESQKDVMTEINNWWVENRAESKTSILFGYSLGKAQRLLKYLDPNIGTIYTHGAIENMTNVVRPLIDLPPTIRVTPETKKEDLLGNIVLAPPSAHGSTWIRKMTPFVTGTASGWMAFRGARRRRAVDRGFVISDHCDWTGLLESIKATGAEKIICTHGYSDIFSKYLRELGYDARTAHTQYEGETNDVINDEL